A genomic window from Candidatus Neomarinimicrobiota bacterium includes:
- a CDS encoding TetR/AcrR family transcriptional regulator, protein MSKDPKNTREKILNVAHSLILDLGFSGTTVDAVIEKTGVSKGAFFHHFSSKDELGRILVQRYAEGDAKHLEETLDKAEDLSDDPLQQLLIFVKLFEQEMKTLDEPYPGCLFASYLNQSELFDDQVMEIIRNSMLHWRHRVSEKLKEVDQQNTPRIEVDYTSLADMLLVIFEGAYVLSGSLKEPEIIANQLSHYHSYLRLLFREDT, encoded by the coding sequence ATGAGTAAAGATCCTAAAAATACCCGGGAAAAAATTCTGAATGTTGCGCATTCCCTGATCCTGGACCTCGGATTTTCCGGCACAACCGTCGATGCGGTCATCGAGAAAACCGGCGTGAGTAAAGGGGCCTTTTTCCATCATTTCTCCAGCAAAGACGAGTTAGGCCGTATCCTTGTACAACGCTACGCCGAAGGGGACGCCAAACACCTTGAAGAAACTCTCGACAAGGCGGAAGATCTCAGTGATGATCCGCTCCAGCAACTTCTTATTTTTGTCAAGTTATTCGAGCAGGAGATGAAGACGCTGGATGAACCGTATCCCGGATGCCTTTTTGCCTCCTACCTGAACCAGTCAGAGCTGTTTGATGACCAGGTCATGGAGATTATACGCAATTCCATGTTGCATTGGCGTCACAGGGTTTCGGAGAAATTGAAAGAGGTGGATCAACAAAACACCCCGCGTATCGAGGTAGACTATACGAGTCTGGCAGATATGCTGTTGGTTATATTTGAAGGGGCGTACGTGTTATCGGGATCCTTAAAGGAACCGGAGATTATTGCAAACCAGTTATCGCACTATCACTCCTATTTACGACTGTTGTTTCGTGAGGACACCTAA